From the Clavibacter phaseoli genome, one window contains:
- the modA gene encoding molybdate ABC transporter substrate-binding protein, whose translation MIRASSRSGSRARLAVVGALAAGLLAGCSAAGSAPATSAPGAAGPDDLTGTLVVQAAASLTGSMDDVARGFEAAHPGVTVTVSYGGSSTLAQQIVQGAPADVFASASDATMETVVDAGETAADPRVFARNALEIAVPPGNPGRVTGLGDFADAGRTLALCAPEVPCGAAAAQAFATAGVTPQPDSLEQDVRAALTRVELGEVDAAVVYETDVRAAGDRVEGVPLPDGVNVTTDCVVAPLAGSASPAAAAAFADYVAGDEARAVFRGAGFRAP comes from the coding sequence GTGATCCGCGCGTCCTCCCGCTCCGGGTCCCGCGCGCGCCTCGCCGTCGTCGGCGCCCTCGCGGCGGGCCTCCTCGCCGGGTGCTCCGCGGCCGGATCCGCGCCCGCCACCTCCGCACCGGGCGCCGCGGGACCCGACGACCTCACCGGCACCCTGGTCGTGCAGGCCGCCGCCTCGCTCACCGGCAGCATGGACGACGTCGCCCGCGGCTTCGAGGCCGCGCACCCCGGCGTCACGGTCACGGTGTCTTACGGCGGCAGCTCGACGCTCGCGCAGCAGATCGTGCAGGGCGCGCCCGCCGACGTGTTCGCGTCCGCCTCCGACGCGACGATGGAGACGGTGGTCGACGCGGGGGAGACCGCGGCGGATCCGCGCGTGTTCGCCCGCAACGCCCTCGAGATCGCGGTGCCGCCCGGGAATCCCGGACGCGTCACCGGCCTCGGCGACTTCGCCGACGCGGGCCGCACCCTCGCCCTCTGCGCGCCCGAGGTGCCGTGCGGCGCCGCGGCGGCGCAGGCGTTCGCGACGGCGGGCGTCACGCCGCAGCCGGACTCGCTCGAGCAGGACGTGCGGGCCGCCCTCACCCGGGTCGAGCTCGGCGAGGTGGATGCCGCGGTCGTCTACGAGACGGACGTGCGCGCCGCGGGCGACCGGGTCGAGGGCGTGCCGCTGCCGGACGGGGTGAACGTGACGACGGACTGCGTCGTGGCGCCGCTCGCCGGATCCGCGTCGCCCGCGGCCGCCGCGGCGTTCGCCGACTACGTGGCCGGCGACGAGGCCCGCGCCGTGTTCCGGGGCGCGGGGTTCCGTGCGCCCTGA
- a CDS encoding ABC transporter permease has translation MPAGVALAFLVLPLAALVVRAPWATLGERLADPGIARALGLSLGSALGATALSLVLGVPLAFVLSRSAGRPPVVQRILRALVTVPLVLPPVIGGVALLLLLGRRGLVGGPLEALTGITIPFTTPAVVIAETFVAMPFLVLAVEGALRGADRRFEDAAATLGASRWTVLRRVTLPLVAPGIGAGAVLCFARALGEFGATLTFAGSFPGVTQTVPLSAYLALQTDPDAAVVLSLVLLAVSVVVLVSLRDRWASGVHA, from the coding sequence ATCCCCGCCGGCGTCGCCCTCGCGTTCCTCGTGCTGCCGCTGGCGGCGCTCGTGGTGCGCGCGCCGTGGGCGACGCTGGGGGAGCGGCTGGCGGATCCGGGCATCGCCCGCGCCCTCGGCCTCTCCCTCGGCAGCGCGCTCGGCGCGACCGCCCTCAGCCTCGTGCTCGGGGTGCCGCTCGCGTTCGTGCTCTCGCGATCGGCGGGCCGGCCGCCCGTGGTGCAGCGGATCCTCCGCGCGCTCGTGACCGTGCCGCTCGTGCTACCGCCCGTGATCGGCGGCGTGGCCCTGCTGCTCCTGCTCGGGCGTCGCGGGCTCGTCGGCGGACCGCTCGAGGCGCTGACGGGGATCACGATCCCCTTCACGACGCCCGCCGTGGTGATCGCCGAGACGTTCGTGGCCATGCCGTTCCTCGTGCTCGCGGTGGAGGGCGCGCTGCGGGGCGCCGACCGCCGCTTCGAGGACGCCGCCGCGACGCTCGGCGCGAGCCGCTGGACCGTGCTCCGACGCGTGACCCTGCCGCTCGTCGCGCCGGGGATCGGCGCGGGCGCGGTCCTCTGCTTCGCCCGCGCCCTCGGCGAGTTCGGCGCGACGCTCACCTTCGCGGGCAGCTTCCCGGGCGTGACGCAGACCGTGCCGCTGTCCGCCTACCTCGCGCTGCAGACGGATCCGGACGCCGCCGTCGTGCTGAGCCTCGTGCTCCTCGCCGTCTCGGTGGTCGTGCTCGTGAGCCTGCGTGACCGGTGGGCGTCGGGGGTGCACGCGTGA
- a CDS encoding ABC transporter ATP-binding protein: MSASAGRGKEADGLDARVVVERAAFRLDVALRVPAGSTTAVVGPNGAGKSTLLRALAGLAPLTAGRVALDGRELERAGGGGGGAPAGGSADLRVPAEGRGIGVVFQDHLLFPHLSALANVAFGPRAHGVARAVAEERARALLDRLGIAHLADRRPARLSGGQSQRVALARALVLEPALLLLDEPMAALDAGTRLDVRDLLADELRRFGGAAVLVTHDPVDALALADRIHVLEDGRQVQEGAPQEIAARPATAYVARLVGMNRLTGRDAEGRPTVLIAAPADVRLARGSGRPEARDDARDVVVTGAVQRVEGAAGRVRVALRVVAPDPADGARDPSAGVVDPGADVTAELDAASFAALRPVAGELLTVRIPRGR, from the coding sequence GTGAGCGCGTCGGCGGGCCGCGGGAAGGAGGCCGACGGGCTGGACGCGCGCGTCGTCGTGGAGCGCGCCGCGTTCCGGCTCGACGTCGCGCTCCGGGTGCCGGCCGGATCCACGACCGCGGTCGTCGGGCCGAACGGCGCCGGCAAGTCCACGCTGCTCCGCGCGCTCGCCGGGCTCGCGCCGCTCACGGCCGGACGCGTCGCGCTCGACGGCCGCGAGCTGGAGCGCGCGGGCGGCGGGGGCGGCGGGGCTCCGGCGGGCGGATCCGCGGACCTGCGCGTCCCCGCCGAGGGCCGCGGCATCGGCGTCGTCTTCCAGGACCACCTGCTCTTCCCGCACCTGTCCGCCCTCGCCAACGTCGCGTTCGGCCCGCGGGCGCACGGCGTCGCGCGCGCCGTCGCGGAGGAGCGGGCGCGCGCCCTCCTCGACCGGCTCGGGATCGCGCACCTCGCCGACCGCCGTCCCGCGCGCCTGTCCGGCGGGCAGTCGCAGCGCGTCGCGCTCGCCCGCGCCCTCGTGCTCGAGCCGGCGCTGCTCCTCCTCGACGAGCCGATGGCGGCGCTCGACGCGGGCACTCGGCTCGACGTGCGCGACCTCCTCGCCGACGAGCTGCGGCGCTTCGGCGGCGCGGCCGTGCTCGTGACGCACGATCCCGTCGACGCGCTCGCGCTGGCCGACCGGATCCACGTGCTCGAGGACGGGCGCCAGGTGCAGGAGGGCGCGCCCCAGGAGATCGCCGCCCGGCCCGCGACCGCCTACGTGGCGCGGCTCGTGGGCATGAACCGGCTGACCGGGCGGGATGCCGAGGGGCGGCCGACCGTGCTGATCGCCGCGCCGGCCGACGTGCGGCTGGCCCGCGGATCCGGCCGGCCGGAGGCCCGCGACGACGCCCGGGACGTCGTCGTGACCGGCGCGGTGCAGCGGGTGGAGGGCGCGGCCGGCCGCGTGCGCGTCGCGCTGCGCGTGGTCGCCCCCGATCCGGCCGACGGCGCGCGCGATCCGTCGGCGGGCGTCGTCGACCCGGGCGCCGACGTCACCGCCGAGCTGGACGCCGCGTCCTTCGCCGCGCTCCGGCCGGTCGCGGGCGAGCTCCTCACCGTGCGGATCCCGCGCGGGCGCTGA
- a CDS encoding glycosyltransferase family 87 protein, which yields MRTALTAFVLLVLAALTGWSVVAFDLFGEADDEAFFRREGAAPFFWLVVVIWVVFGAAVLLVRKLPARSAAALIILGSVGLGAVAMAGPPNTSTDSARYAWDGIVQNAGESPYRYTPADPELRDLRPEWLYPATVVGSDGAATCEGRRIMGVREEGTHEPMCTALNRPQVPTIYPPMAELFFAGVRAVVPVTAEYWAFQAAGVLMMTAVTLLLLRALRKRGKPVWWAALWAWCPLVASEVVTNSHVDALGALLALAASLLVAGGMRWRGGIALGAAIATKLIPVIAAPALLRRQPWKVIVAAVVTFALLYVPYVVSTGIAVLGYLPGYLQEEGYEDGGRFPLMELVVPGRLGLVAVALVVAVTAALVWWKTDPADPWVGQVVMIGVTLLVVSPRYSWYALLLIPFIAMSGRGEWFAVVGALALRLFAPDEWAWQIALVTALVVVVVASLVRLGPDGRARLVPAAVRRRLARDPARAPADGPGAG from the coding sequence GTGCGCACCGCCCTCACCGCCTTCGTCCTGCTCGTCTTGGCCGCGCTCACCGGGTGGTCGGTGGTCGCGTTCGATCTGTTCGGCGAGGCCGACGACGAGGCGTTCTTCCGTCGCGAGGGTGCCGCGCCGTTCTTCTGGCTCGTGGTCGTCATCTGGGTGGTGTTCGGAGCGGCGGTCCTCCTGGTGCGGAAGCTGCCGGCCCGATCCGCCGCTGCGCTCATCATCCTCGGATCCGTGGGGCTCGGCGCGGTCGCCATGGCCGGGCCGCCGAACACCAGCACCGACTCCGCGCGCTACGCGTGGGACGGCATCGTGCAGAACGCGGGCGAGTCGCCGTACCGCTACACGCCGGCCGACCCGGAGCTGCGCGACCTCCGGCCCGAGTGGCTCTACCCGGCGACGGTCGTGGGATCCGACGGGGCCGCGACCTGCGAGGGCAGGCGGATCATGGGCGTCCGCGAGGAGGGGACGCACGAGCCGATGTGCACGGCGCTCAACCGCCCCCAGGTCCCCACCATCTACCCGCCCATGGCCGAGCTGTTCTTCGCCGGCGTGCGCGCGGTCGTCCCGGTGACGGCGGAGTACTGGGCGTTCCAGGCCGCCGGGGTCCTGATGATGACGGCCGTGACGCTCCTGCTCCTCCGCGCGCTGCGGAAGCGCGGCAAGCCCGTGTGGTGGGCGGCGCTCTGGGCGTGGTGCCCGCTCGTCGCGAGCGAGGTGGTCACGAACTCCCACGTGGACGCGCTCGGGGCCCTGCTCGCGCTCGCGGCGTCGCTGCTCGTGGCCGGCGGGATGCGGTGGCGCGGCGGCATCGCGCTGGGAGCCGCCATCGCGACCAAGCTCATCCCGGTGATCGCGGCGCCCGCGCTGCTGCGCCGGCAGCCGTGGAAGGTGATCGTCGCGGCGGTCGTCACGTTCGCCCTGCTCTACGTGCCGTACGTCGTGAGCACGGGGATCGCGGTGCTCGGCTACCTGCCCGGCTACCTGCAGGAGGAGGGCTACGAGGACGGCGGGCGGTTCCCCCTCATGGAGCTCGTCGTGCCCGGGCGCCTCGGGCTGGTCGCGGTGGCGCTCGTCGTCGCGGTCACGGCGGCGCTGGTGTGGTGGAAGACGGATCCCGCGGATCCGTGGGTCGGCCAGGTCGTGATGATCGGCGTGACGCTGCTCGTCGTGAGCCCGCGGTACTCCTGGTACGCGCTGCTCCTCATCCCGTTCATCGCGATGAGCGGCCGGGGCGAGTGGTTCGCGGTCGTGGGGGCGCTCGCGCTGCGGCTCTTCGCGCCGGACGAGTGGGCGTGGCAGATCGCGCTCGTGACCGCGCTCGTGGTCGTCGTGGTCGCGTCGCTCGTGCGCCTCGGGCCGGACGGGCGGGCGCGGCTCGTGCCGGCGGCCGTGCGGCGGCGGCTCGCGCGGGATCCCGCGCGCGCGCCGGCGGACGGGCCCGGCGCCGGCTGA
- a CDS encoding molybdopterin-dependent oxidoreductase: MRTLMHEARRRLASPARTTRLAVVIGRLLGIAFLVCFATGLYSHFLQDPLPWMRFPTAPVSLYRVTQGIHITAGIACVPLLLAKLWIVFPELLTYPPVTGVVSFLERASIAVFVGASLLEVAMGLLNTFQWVPFPFYFRQTHFALAFVVIGSLAIHIGVKLPAIARHWRRGQADESPIVEDAPAAAADASAPARAPRGVTGRVLAWIDDTPVTPTPVARRGFLVAVGASVAAVVGLTAGQSFRILAPFNAFGPRAMGTGPQALPVNRTAEAAGVTESAMDAGWTLTVSNGSSSRAFTMDDLRGMGLVTATLPISCVEGWSQSATWRGVRLMDLMDQVGADAGARLRITSLEQSGGFRRTEMGPEYVRDPLTLVALELDGAPLDIQHGYPARMIAPGRPGVLQTKWLSTLEVM, encoded by the coding sequence ATGCGGACGCTGATGCACGAGGCGAGGCGACGGCTCGCGTCGCCCGCGCGCACGACCCGGCTGGCGGTCGTGATCGGCCGGCTCCTGGGCATCGCCTTCCTGGTCTGCTTCGCGACGGGCCTCTACAGCCACTTCCTGCAGGACCCGCTGCCGTGGATGCGCTTCCCGACCGCGCCCGTGTCGCTCTACCGGGTGACGCAGGGCATCCACATCACCGCGGGCATCGCGTGCGTGCCGCTGCTGCTCGCCAAGCTCTGGATCGTCTTCCCCGAGCTGCTGACGTACCCGCCCGTCACCGGGGTCGTCTCGTTCCTCGAGCGCGCGTCCATCGCCGTCTTCGTCGGGGCCTCGCTGCTCGAGGTGGCCATGGGCCTCCTCAACACCTTCCAGTGGGTGCCGTTCCCGTTCTACTTCCGGCAGACGCACTTCGCGCTGGCGTTCGTCGTGATCGGCTCGCTCGCGATCCACATCGGCGTCAAGCTGCCCGCCATCGCGCGGCACTGGCGGCGCGGGCAGGCGGACGAGTCGCCCATCGTGGAGGACGCGCCCGCCGCGGCCGCCGACGCCTCCGCCCCGGCCCGCGCGCCCCGCGGCGTCACCGGCCGGGTGCTCGCCTGGATCGACGACACCCCGGTCACGCCCACCCCGGTCGCCCGTCGCGGCTTCCTCGTGGCGGTCGGCGCGTCCGTCGCCGCGGTCGTGGGCCTCACCGCGGGGCAGTCGTTCCGGATCCTCGCCCCGTTCAACGCCTTCGGCCCGCGCGCCATGGGCACCGGCCCGCAGGCGCTGCCCGTCAACCGCACGGCCGAGGCCGCGGGCGTGACCGAGAGCGCGATGGACGCCGGGTGGACGCTCACCGTGTCGAACGGATCCTCCTCCCGCGCCTTCACGATGGACGACCTCCGCGGCATGGGCCTCGTCACCGCGACGCTCCCCATCTCCTGCGTCGAGGGCTGGAGCCAGTCGGCGACCTGGCGCGGCGTCCGCCTCATGGACCTGATGGACCAGGTCGGCGCCGACGCGGGCGCCCGGCTCCGGATCACGAGCCTCGAGCAGAGCGGCGGCTTCCGGCGCACCGAGATGGGGCCGGAGTACGTGCGCGACCCGCTCACCCTCGTCGCGCTCGAGCTCGACGGCGCGCCCCTCGACATCCAGCACGGCTACCCGGCGCGCATGATCGCGCCCGGGCGTCCCGGCGTGCTGCAGACCAAGTGGCTCTCGACCCTGGAGGTCATGTGA
- a CDS encoding class I SAM-dependent methyltransferase yields the protein MSLAVDHPEDRASARVRTFGSGGGEPYARALRDSGEVLFLSLSSEDDTDEVIDISRWSADADAVDASLLADASGPVLDIGCGPGRMVRAAMDAGLGALGIDVSPTVVEMAAGLGLPVLHRSVFERLPREGGWGTLLLLDGNIGIGGDAAALLARCGDLLDDQGALVVETHPDPARDRTFECTVEDGQGHASDPFPWAQVGRDAVARMAADAGLDLVQCWETEGRSFCRLVRA from the coding sequence ATGAGCCTGGCCGTCGACCACCCCGAGGACCGCGCCTCCGCGCGCGTCCGCACCTTCGGATCCGGTGGCGGCGAGCCCTACGCCCGGGCCCTCCGCGACTCCGGCGAGGTCCTCTTCCTGTCGCTGTCGTCCGAGGACGACACCGACGAGGTCATCGACATCAGCCGGTGGAGCGCCGACGCCGACGCGGTCGACGCGAGCCTCCTCGCCGACGCCTCGGGGCCCGTGCTCGACATCGGCTGCGGCCCGGGCCGCATGGTCCGCGCGGCGATGGACGCCGGGCTCGGCGCCCTCGGGATCGACGTCTCCCCCACCGTGGTCGAGATGGCGGCGGGCCTCGGCCTCCCCGTCCTCCACCGCTCCGTCTTCGAGCGCCTGCCGCGCGAGGGCGGCTGGGGCACGCTCCTCCTCCTCGACGGCAACATCGGCATCGGCGGCGACGCGGCCGCGCTCCTCGCGCGCTGCGGCGACCTGCTCGACGACCAGGGCGCGCTCGTGGTCGAGACCCACCCGGATCCCGCCCGCGACCGCACCTTCGAGTGCACGGTCGAGGACGGCCAGGGCCACGCGAGCGACCCGTTCCCGTGGGCGCAGGTCGGCCGCGACGCCGTCGCGCGCATGGCCGCCGACGCCGGGCTCGACCTCGTTCAGTGCTGGGAGACCGAGGGCCGGTCCTTCTGCCGCCTCGTCCGCGCGTAG
- a CDS encoding TIGR04282 family arsenosugar biosynthesis glycosyltransferase — MTAVVVIAKECIPGRVKTRLHPPFTLEEAAELASAALADTLAAVDDAAPARRVLLFDGANPPAEAAGYDVIPQTAGDLDERLAAMFDALDGPVLLVGMDTPQLTADLLRPVLDSWADGARGPDAWFGPANDGGFWALGLRDPDGALVRGVPMSRDDTGAVQLSRLIDAGLDVAMLPELTDVDTVDDAREAALAAPAHRFAAALRTLDTGAGTRAATTAPATSQRDPA, encoded by the coding sequence GTGACCGCCGTCGTCGTCATCGCCAAGGAGTGCATCCCGGGCCGCGTGAAGACGCGCCTGCACCCGCCGTTCACGCTCGAGGAGGCGGCCGAGCTCGCGTCCGCCGCCCTCGCCGACACGCTCGCCGCCGTCGACGACGCGGCCCCGGCGCGCCGCGTCCTCCTCTTCGACGGCGCCAACCCGCCCGCGGAGGCCGCCGGCTACGACGTGATCCCGCAGACGGCCGGCGACCTCGACGAGCGGCTCGCCGCCATGTTCGACGCGCTCGACGGCCCCGTCCTCCTCGTCGGCATGGACACGCCGCAGCTCACCGCCGACCTCCTCCGCCCCGTGCTCGACTCCTGGGCCGACGGCGCACGCGGCCCCGACGCCTGGTTCGGCCCCGCGAACGACGGCGGCTTCTGGGCGCTGGGCCTCCGGGATCCGGACGGCGCCCTCGTGCGCGGCGTGCCCATGTCCCGCGACGACACCGGTGCCGTGCAGCTGTCGCGCCTGATCGACGCCGGGCTCGACGTCGCGATGCTGCCCGAGCTCACCGACGTGGACACGGTCGACGACGCGCGGGAGGCCGCGCTCGCCGCGCCCGCCCATCGCTTCGCCGCCGCGCTCCGAACCCTGGACACCGGCGCGGGAACCCGCGCCGCCACCACCGCACCCGCGACATCGCAGAGGGACCCCGCATGA
- a CDS encoding glycosyltransferase family 2 protein, translated as MTPALVDVVLPCLDEEEALPWVLGRLPEGYRAIVVDNGSTDRSAEVARAHGALVVTESRRGFGAAAHAGLEAATAPLVAFCDADASMDPALLPRVVDPVRDDERDLVLGRRVPSARGAWPLHARIANLELARRLRRITGVPLHDLGPMRCGRRTELLDLGILDRRSGYPLEMLLRASAAEWRILEVEMPYAPRVGRSKVTGTVRGTVTAVRDMSRVLAEARAAAAGADRTPGGAA; from the coding sequence ATGACGCCAGCGCTCGTGGACGTGGTCCTGCCCTGCCTCGACGAGGAGGAGGCCCTCCCCTGGGTGCTCGGCCGCCTGCCCGAGGGGTACCGCGCGATCGTCGTCGACAACGGCTCCACCGACCGCTCGGCCGAGGTCGCGCGCGCCCACGGCGCCCTCGTCGTCACGGAGTCGCGCCGCGGCTTCGGGGCGGCGGCGCACGCGGGCCTCGAGGCGGCGACCGCGCCGCTCGTGGCGTTCTGCGATGCCGACGCGTCGATGGATCCGGCGCTCCTCCCGCGCGTGGTCGACCCGGTCCGCGACGACGAGCGCGACCTCGTGCTCGGCCGCCGAGTCCCGTCGGCGCGCGGCGCGTGGCCGCTGCACGCGCGGATCGCGAACCTCGAGCTGGCCCGGCGGCTGCGGCGGATCACGGGCGTGCCGCTGCACGACCTGGGCCCGATGCGCTGCGGGCGGCGCACCGAGCTGCTCGACCTCGGCATCCTCGACCGGCGCAGCGGCTATCCGCTGGAGATGCTCCTGCGGGCATCGGCGGCCGAGTGGCGCATCCTGGAGGTGGAGATGCCGTACGCGCCGCGCGTGGGGCGGTCCAAGGTGACCGGCACCGTGCGCGGGACCGTCACGGCCGTGCGCGACATGTCGCGCGTGCTGGCCGAGGCGCGAGCGGCCGCGGCCGGCGCCGACCGCACCCCGGGAGGAGCCGCGTGA
- a CDS encoding response regulator transcription factor: MSPTYDPARADAGRPDAARPDPTRPDPLRGRRILVVEDDPTVNEVVCRYLKASGFQVETVADGLEAVRVATERMPDLVVLDRMLPGLDGLEVCRRIRAHHPESPVPVVMLTALGQGEDRVNGLDAGADDYLAKPFSPRELVLRVRAVLRRTVPEAVPEPPFVAGPFVLDLGAREIHQAGAMLSLTSREFDLLAFLLRNPRRVFGRDDLLRSVWGWEIGDLSTVTVHVRRLREKIEADPAHPVLLGTVWGVGYRFDPDAATPVEAPAPAPASASGDEGDLPAAPPAGGDA; encoded by the coding sequence GTGAGCCCCACCTACGATCCCGCGCGCGCCGACGCCGGACGCCCCGATGCCGCGCGGCCCGACCCGACGCGGCCGGATCCGCTGCGCGGCCGCCGCATCCTCGTGGTCGAGGACGACCCCACGGTCAACGAGGTGGTCTGCCGCTACCTCAAGGCCTCGGGCTTCCAGGTGGAGACGGTCGCGGACGGCCTCGAGGCCGTGCGCGTCGCCACCGAGCGCATGCCCGACCTCGTCGTGCTCGACCGCATGCTCCCCGGCCTCGACGGCCTCGAGGTGTGCCGCCGGATCCGCGCCCACCACCCCGAGTCGCCCGTCCCCGTCGTGATGCTCACCGCGCTCGGCCAGGGCGAGGACCGCGTGAACGGCCTCGACGCCGGCGCCGACGACTACCTCGCCAAGCCCTTCTCCCCGCGGGAGCTCGTGCTGCGGGTCCGCGCCGTGCTCCGCCGCACGGTGCCCGAGGCCGTGCCCGAGCCGCCCTTCGTCGCGGGGCCGTTCGTGCTCGACCTCGGCGCGCGCGAGATCCACCAGGCCGGCGCCATGCTGTCGCTCACCTCGCGCGAGTTCGACCTCCTCGCCTTCCTGCTGCGGAACCCGCGCCGTGTCTTCGGGCGCGACGACCTGCTCCGCTCCGTGTGGGGCTGGGAGATCGGCGACCTCTCCACGGTCACCGTCCACGTGCGGCGCCTGCGGGAGAAGATCGAGGCGGATCCCGCGCACCCCGTGCTCCTCGGCACCGTGTGGGGCGTGGGCTACCGCTTCGACCCGGATGCCGCGACGCCCGTGGAGGCGCCCGCGCCCGCGCCCGCGTCCGCCTCCGGCGACGAGGGCGACCTGCCCGCCGCCCCGCCCGCCGGGGGCGACGCGTGA
- a CDS encoding sensor histidine kinase yields the protein MTADSFLIVVLTALVCAAVVGLGASVLLRLLRRRSLVLQICVVALAAVLSVVGGMVAVTASMLVDDAGLTAFLSVAAVSALVSLVMAAMLGMTLVRGSRELGRYAASMGEEAAVEPGRPTSTEFAQLARELSAANRRLADARDHVEAQERSRRELIAWMSHDLRTPLAGIRAMAESLEDGMVDDEHRYFRQIRVQANRLNGMVDDLFELSRINSGSLELAVERVSLYDVVSDTVAELGPVAQARQVDLRGATAHDDLVVQGDPRELSRVVGNLVMNAIQQSLPGGRIVISAHRDSGNLAVLSVEDTAGGIPEDDLPRVFDAGWRSTGSRTPRAYGKSAAAKAALGPDFPAPPVEATPPDPQVQAEGTHDGGYASGGGGAGLGLAIVRGIVRAHDGDVTVQNVDGGCRFDVILPYSKPVVP from the coding sequence GTGACCGCCGACTCCTTCCTCATCGTCGTGCTGACGGCGCTCGTCTGCGCCGCCGTCGTCGGCCTCGGGGCGAGCGTCCTGCTGCGCCTGCTCCGCCGCCGCTCGCTCGTGCTGCAGATCTGCGTGGTCGCGCTCGCCGCCGTCCTCTCGGTCGTGGGCGGCATGGTCGCCGTCACCGCGAGCATGCTCGTCGACGATGCCGGCCTCACCGCCTTCCTCTCCGTCGCCGCCGTCTCCGCGCTCGTCTCGCTCGTCATGGCCGCGATGCTCGGCATGACCCTCGTGCGCGGCAGCCGCGAGCTCGGCCGCTACGCCGCGTCCATGGGCGAGGAGGCCGCCGTCGAGCCCGGACGCCCCACCAGCACCGAGTTCGCGCAGCTCGCCCGCGAGCTCAGCGCCGCCAACCGCCGCCTCGCCGACGCCCGCGACCACGTGGAGGCGCAGGAGCGCAGCCGCCGGGAGCTCATCGCGTGGATGTCGCACGACCTGCGCACGCCGCTCGCCGGGATCCGCGCCATGGCCGAGTCCCTCGAGGACGGCATGGTCGACGACGAGCACCGCTACTTCCGCCAGATCCGCGTGCAGGCGAACCGCCTCAACGGCATGGTGGACGACCTGTTCGAGCTGTCGCGCATCAACTCGGGCAGCCTCGAGCTCGCCGTCGAGCGCGTCTCCCTCTACGACGTCGTGAGCGACACCGTCGCCGAGCTCGGGCCGGTCGCGCAGGCGCGCCAGGTCGACCTCCGCGGCGCGACCGCGCACGACGACCTCGTGGTGCAGGGCGATCCGCGCGAGCTCTCGCGCGTCGTCGGCAACCTCGTCATGAACGCCATCCAGCAGTCGCTCCCGGGCGGCCGCATCGTCATCTCCGCGCACCGCGACTCCGGGAACCTCGCCGTCCTCTCGGTCGAGGACACCGCGGGCGGCATCCCCGAGGACGACCTGCCGCGCGTGTTCGACGCGGGCTGGCGCTCGACGGGATCCCGCACCCCGCGCGCCTACGGGAAGAGCGCCGCCGCGAAGGCCGCGCTCGGCCCCGACTTCCCGGCCCCGCCCGTCGAGGCGACGCCGCCGGATCCCCAGGTGCAGGCCGAGGGCACGCACGACGGCGGCTACGCGTCGGGTGGCGGCGGGGCGGGCCTCGGCCTCGCCATCGTCCGCGGCATCGTGCGCGCCCACGACGGCGACGTCACCGTCCAGAACGTCGACGGCGGCTGCCGCTTCGACGTGATCCTCCCGTACAGCAAGCCGGTCGTCCCGTGA